One Ezakiella massiliensis genomic window, GCACCATTTTTATCTTACGGTGGCAGCTCCATGCTTAGTTCATTTATAATGCTTGGATCAATGCAAGCTAGCTTGAGGTCGTACAATGGATAAAAGAATTAGATTTTTTATTTTGGTATTTATTATCGTATCTATATTTTCAATATTCGTTCTTACACTCCTAGGAACTGCTGGACAAAAATACTTGGTCGGCTCTAAATATGACAGTAGGGCACATAGGAGCATGGTAAGTGTAAAAAGAGGAAATATATATGATAGAAACGATAAGCTTATAAACTATTCTGTATATGATGGCGAAAAATATATTAGACAATATAATTATCCAAGTCTTTATTCTCATTTGATTGGATACGTAGATTATAAATATGGGGCAAGTGGATTAGAAAGTCTTTATAATGGGACATTACAAGGTTCATCCCAGGTAAGCGAGTGGACTAAGCTTTTAAATAAGATTAATAATTTTAAATCGGGTGAGCATCTTAAATTAACTGTTGATCATGATTTGCAAAAAAAATCAATGCAGTTAATGGGAAATTATAAAGGCGCAGTAATTATTACAGACCCAAGAAACGGGGATGTTTTAACTTATTATTCAAACGGTAAATTTGATGAAAGAAAACTCGAACAAGCAATTAGCTCAGAAGAAAGCGTTATGCTTGATAGAGTATCTGATGGTAAGTACAGCCCAGGGTCAGTTTATAAAATAATAAGTGCAGTAAACATTTTAAATAATACAGATAATTTAGATTACGATGATAAAGGCAGCATAGATATTGGAGAGGGATCAGTTTCAAACTACGGGAAAATGGTTTACGGTAAGACAGACTTGCATAAGGCTTTAGTAAATTCTCTGAACACATATTTTGCAGAAAAAGGTTCTCCATATACTGACTCACTAATAGAATTAACTGAAAATATAAATAATACTATTCAAAAAGCTACTGGAGGAAAATATGCTTTTTCAATCAGAAAAGGAGATAATGAATTTAAAAATGCAATCTTACAGATAGGTCAGGGCGAAGTAACGGCTTCTCCAATGGCAATAAATTTAACGACTCAAGTAATTTATAATGGCGGATATTTTTACTCTCCAAGATATGTTGATTATATTATTACAAATGATTTTAAATTTTCTAGAAAGCAAAAGGCAAAAAAATATAATCTTCCGATAGAAAAATGGCAAGCTGATTATATAAAAGATGCGATGTTTGATGTTGTAAAGATTGGCACAGCCTCTGGCTATGGTATCGGAGAAAATTGTGGCGGTAAAACAGGAACGGCACAATTACCGGGGAAAAAATATAATTATTGGTTTACGGGATTTGTTTCAGGAGAAAAACCAATGATTATTACAATAGTAGTTGAGAATATTGATGAAATGGGGTATAATATACCTGTAAGCATTTTTAAATCATTGCTTGAACAAAACAAATAGGAGGTATATTATGTACGTAAAGAATCACATTCTTGAAAAAAGTCAGCTGACTCTCATTAATGCAGAAGATAGCATTAAAACTGCTATGGAAAAATTGGATGAACAAAACTTCATGAGTCTACCTGTTGTTGAAGGAGACAAATTTGTAGGTTACTTGATGAGGGCTGATATATTTGAAGCATACTACAATAAGGACCTATCAAAAGACGAATTCTTAAACTTAAAAACCAGGGAATTTATGAAGACTGATATCAATAGTCTGGATCCAGATGATGGAATTGATAAGGCATCATATGCTATTGAAAAATTAAACATTCCATTTTTACCTGTTATTAATGTTGACGGTAAGTTCTTAGGAATTTTAACCCACGCAGCAATATTTAAAGCTTTCTCAGATTTATTCAATCTTGGAAAAGGCAAACAAATGATTGTCTACATTTTCAATATACCAGGACAATTATCTCGTTTATTGAATGTATTTAGAAGAGAAGATGTAAACGTTGCAAGCATGGTTGTAATGGATGCAAAAGTAATGGGAATTTTAAAAGTTTTAGTTAGAGTTGAAGCCGATAATATCCAAGATATCAGCGAAAAAGTTGAAAAAGAAGGATTTAAAATAGGCGCTCTATAGAATACAAAGGGCTTTAAGCCCTTTTTTTATTGTAATTTTTTTCTCTATCTGTTATAATTAATCAGAGGATATTATGAGAATTTTAGGATTAGACCCTGGTCTTGCAATTCTTGGGTTCGGAATTATAGATGAAGAAGGTAATAAATTAAAATTAGTTGACTATGGCATCATAAATTCAGAACCAGATATTACTTTTCCAGAACGTTTAAAATTATTATATGATGATTTAGATTTTTTAATTAATAGATATAAACCAGATATTGTTGCAGTTGAGGAATTGTTTTACAACAGAAATGCCACAACTGCTATTAAAGTTGCCCAAGCTAGAGGTATTCAAGTTTTATGTTGTCAGCAACATGACTTACCCTTATATGAATTTACACCTTTGCAAGTTAAGCAGACAATAACTGGATATGGAAGAGCTGATAAAAAGCAAGTGCAATTAATGGTTAAAAATTTACTTAATATGGATCATATGCCACAACCAGATGACGCTGCAGATGCTATAGCAATTGCAATTTGTTTATCATTTGCTGGTAGATTCAAAGATCAATACAGGATGGAGTAGATATGTACGAATATTTTGAAGGAAAGATAGTTAAAGTTGATTCTGAAAATATAGTTATAGATATAAATGGAATAGGTTACAAGTTAGAAGCTCCTGCTTCTTTGAGAGACCATGTATCTGTGGGTAGCGAGAGGATGATTTTTGCCGAACAGATAGTATCTGAAAATAGGATAGCTATTTTTGGTTTTTATAATGAAGATCAAAAATGGATTTTTAATTTGCTAAGGTCAGTTTCTAAGGTTGGTCCTAAAACAGCCTTGGGCATAGTTGGAGCCTTAAACACAGATGAAATTGTTAATGCAATAAATATAGGTGATGATAAATTACTTGCAACTTGTCCTGGAATAGGGGCAAAAACTGCTGCTCGAATTATTATTGAACTAAAAGATAAGGTAAAATCATTTATCGTTTCTAGCGATGAGCTCTCAGATAATCCTGACTTTGATCTAATTGATGCTCTAGAAGGTCTAGGATATTCAAGATATGAAATAACAAAACATATTGCAAAACTAGATCTAAAAGGTTTAGAACTTGATGAAATGATTAAAGTATTTTTAAAGACGATTAATTAAAGGATGATATTATGAGTGATAGAATTGTTTCCAGCAATTTACAATCTAATGAAGATGTGTTTGATAATAGTCTAAGGCCTAGGTGGCTTGAAGACTATATTGGTCAGCATAAAGTTAAAAGCAAATTAAATATATTTATTGACTCTGCAAAGATCAGGAAGGATACCCTAGATCACGTGTTGTTGTATGGGCCACCAGGACTTGGTAAAACAACTCTTGCAACAATTATTGCAAATGAGATGGGTGTAAATTTAAAAGTTACAAGTGGCCCTGCAATTGAAAGACCCGGAGATCTTGCAAGTTTAATGACAAATCTTAATACAGGTGATGTGCTATTTATTGACGAAATTCACAGGCTCTCAAGGTCTGTAGAAGAAATTTTATATCCTGCCATGGAAGATTTTTGTCTTGATATGATTGTAGGTAAAGGACCGACTGCAAGAAGTTTGAGGCTTGACATTGAACCCTTTACTTTAATTGGTGCTACAACAAGGGCAGGTCTACTCAGCTCACCTTTTAGAGACAGATTTGGTGTGCAGCTGAATTTAGACTTGTATGATGTGGAAAGTTTAAAAGATATAGTTATTAGATCAGCTAAAATTTTAAATGTTAAAATTGAAGACGACGGCGCATACGAAATCGCTAGAAGAAGTAGGGGGACACCAAGAATTGCAAATAGGCTCTTAAAAAGAGTTAGGGACTATGCTATTGTAAAAGATGATGGGGTAATCTCCAAATCAAATGCTGATAAGGCTCTAAAAATGTTAGAAATTGATGGGTTAGGTTTAGATAAGACCGATAGAAAGATCTTACAAACATTACTTGTTACATTTGCTGGTAGACCTGTAGGACTTGATACATTAAGTGCAGCCACAGCGGAAGATCGTTCAACTATTGAGGATGTGTATGAACCATATTTATTACAAATTGGGTTTTTACTTAGAACACCTAGGGGAAGAATTGCTACTCGCCAGGCTGCAGAACACTTAAATATAGATTACAAGGGTGAATTATGAGAAAAATTATAATTTTGTTATTAATAACGATCTTTGTTTTTACTATAAGTACTAAGCAAATAAGTGCGGAGAATTTGATTGATGCTGGTGAGCTAAAGATTAAGATAGGTTCTTCTGAAAATGGTTTCTCGCTTCAGACTAGTGAGGGCTTTCAATTGCTTGATGGATATACTGTTATCGAAACTGTATACGATAATAATATAAAAATTTATTATAATAATGGAATTTTTATAGAGTCAGGGTCAAGCAATTACGGACCTTATATGGATATAAAGGTAAAAGCAAATGATAATAAAGTTATATATAACAATCATGAATACAATGGTTTATTTACCTTAGCTGAAAACGGAAGATCTTTAGTTAATATAATTGATATGGAGACTTATATATATTCGGTTGTAGCCAATGAAGTCGGTGACTCTTTTGAAGTTGAGGCCATAAAAGCTCAAGCATTAGCAGCTAGGTCATATGCATTATATAACAGTAAAAAATTTATTGATAAAGGATATAACCTTACCTCTGATGCTATATCTCAAGTTTATAGAGGGAATAAAGGTGTAAGCCAAAAGATAAAAGATGCAGTTGATGAGACTAGGGGAGAAGTTATTGTTTATAATGATGAGATTATTGACGCCACATATGGATCTACCAGTGGAGGAGCAACTGCAGCCGCTGAAGATACGTGGGGTAAGGCATTCCCTTATTTGATTGCAAAAAGCGACCCTTATTCCTTAAATTCTCCTAGAGTAAATTGGACTTACAAGACGAATACTGGTCTAATAGACCAAAATTTATCAAAGGGGACCAATATGTCAAACTTTACATCTATTGTTTTTAATAAAAACGAATTGGGAAGAATTGTTTCTGTTGGTGTTGAATACGCTGGAGGTAAAGTTTCATTAAGAGCTGAAAGATTTAGAAGTCTAATGGGAGTATCAAATTTAAAATCCACCAAATTTGAAATAAATTCACCCTCTCTTATGGACGGTACTAATCAAAATGAAAGTCTTTATAAATCATGTCTATTGCAAGGATACGGAAGGGCAAGTGACTCTTTTACTTTATATAACAATGGTGGAAATGATGAAGTAGAGTTTGTTGGAATGGGAGTTGGTCATGGTGTTGGGATGAGCCAATATGGAGCCAATGAAATGGCCAAACAGAATTTTAATTACAGAGATATAGTAAGATTTTATTACGAAGGAGCAGAAGTTAAGAAAATATATGATTGATATTAATGATTACGATTTTTATTTACCTGAAGAATTAATCGCTCAGCATCCACTTGAACGCAGAGACGATTCAAAATTATTGTGCTATTATAAGGATCAAGATAAGATTATAGATAAAAAATTTTCAGATATTGCAGATTTACTTGATGAAGGCGATATTTTAGTTTTAAATAATTCACGTGTAATTCCTGCAAGGATCTATGGATCCAGAGAAAACAAAGATGAAAGTGTAGAGTTTTTGCTTCTACATGAAAAGGAAAAAGATATATGGGAATGTTTGGTAAAACCAGGGAAAAAAGCAAAGGTAGGCAGTAAATTTTACTTTGGCGATAAGCTTATGCTTGAAGTTTTAAGCTTTGACGAAGAGGGAATACGCACTGTTAAAATGCATTATAAAGGAGTTCTTTTAGAAATTTTAGAAGAAATTGGTACTATGCCACTACCACCATATATTCATGAAAAACTAAAAGACCAAGAAAGATATCAAACAGTCTATTCAAAAATTCCGGGATCTGCTGCAGCCCCAACGGCTGGTCTTCATTTTACAAATGAATTACTTGAGAAGATTAAATATAAAGGTATTGAGCTAGAATACATTACACTTAATGTTGGCTTGGGAACATTTAAACCAGTAACTGAGCAAGATGCATCTAAACATAAGATGCATTCAGAAGATTATTTTATCTCAGAAGAAGTTGCAGAAAAGATTAATAACGCTAAAGCTAATGGAAAAAAGATTGTTGCTGTTGGAACTACAACAGTAAGAACTTTGGAAAGTGCTGTCGAAAATGGAAAGTTAATTCCTGGTCATCATAGCACTGATATATATATTTATCCTGGTTATGAATTTAAAATGATTGATTCATTAATAACTAATTTTCATTTACCAAAATCAACTTTAATTATGCTAGTCTCGGCATTAATCGGAAGAGAAAAAACTCTTGATATATATAAATATGCTGTGGAAAATAGATATAGATTCTTCTCTTTTGGCGACGCTATGTTCATTAGGTAGGAGGTATAGATGACATTTGAATTTGAATTGTTAAAAACTGATACTAAATCAAAAGCAAGGAGAGGTATTTTGCACACTCCACACGGAGATATACCTACTCCAATTTTTATGCCTGTAGGTACTAGGGCAACAGTAAAAACATTAAGTTCAGAAGACCTGGTTAAGTTAAATGCAAAAATAATTTTATCCAATACCTATCATTTATTATTGCGTCCAGGAGATGAATTGATTGCAGAAGCTGGAGGCCTTCACAAGTTTATGAATTGGAATGGCCCAATTTTAACAGACTCAGGTGGCTTCCAGGTTTTTAGCCTTACCGATAACAGAAAAATTACGGAGGAAGGTGTTTCATTTAGGAGCCATTTGGATGGAAGTGAAATATTTTTATCTCCAGAAAAGTCAATAAAAATTCAGGAGAATCTTGGTTCAGATATAATGATGGCTTTTGATGAATGCATTCCTTATCCTGCTGATAGAGATTATGTAGAACACTCAGTTGACAGAACTTTAAGATGGCTTGAAAGATGCATTGATGCAAAGAGCAATAACGAAAATCAAGCCTTGTTTGGTATAATTCAAGGCAGCATGTATGAGGATTTAAGGATCAAATCGGCAATAGAAACTACCAAGCATGATCTAAAAGGTTTTGCAATTGGTGGCCTAAGTGTAGGGGAACCTATGGATTTGATGAATCAAATGATGGATGTAACAACTGATTATATGCCGGAAGATAAGCCGAGGTACTTAATGGGAGTTGGAACTCCGGATTATCTGTTTGAAGCTGTGGAAAGAGGAATTGACATGGCGGACTGCGTGCTTCCGACAAGAAATGCCAGAAATGGTGCAGCTTTTACAATTAATGGTAGAATTAATATGAAAAATGCTAAGTATAAAAATGATTTTGGCCCATTAGATCCAACTTGCACTTGCGAAACTTGTCAAAATTATTCTAGAGCTTATATCAGACACCTAATGGTTTCCGGAGAAATTCTGGGCGCAAGACTTTTGAGCTATCACAATATACACTTTTTAATAAATCTTATGGAAAATATTAGGAAGTCAATTGAAGAGGATAGATTTTTAGAATACAAAGAAGAATTTTATAAGTCATACGGTTATCTAAAATAATCATTGCAATTATATAAAATATATTGTATAATTACTGTAAGTGAGGTGAATATATGTTTAATTTAGAGTATTTACTTAAGAACTCTTTATTGGAAGCTGCCGCTCCAGCTGCAAATCCTTTGATGAGTTTACTACCAATGGTTCTAGTACTTGTATTTTTCTATTTCTTTATCATTAAACCTCAAAAGAAGCGTGAAAAAGAAATCTCAAATATGAGAAGTGAACTAAAAGCAGGAGATCACATTATAACAATCGGTGGTATCCTTGGTAAAATTGTTAAGGTTAAAGAAGATATCATTTTGATTGAAGTTGCAGATGGTACTGTTGTAGAAATTTTAAAATCAGCAGTAGGCACTGTAGCTGATAAAAAAGATGCAAAAAATGCTGATATCGAAGGACAAATATAGGAGGTTAAAATGAAATTTGTTAAAACACTTTCAAAGAAAAATTTAAAACACACATATTGCAAAGGTGGTTGTGGTGAATGTCAAACATCATGTCAATCAGCCTGCAAAACAAGCTGCACTGTTGGAAACCAAAAGTGTGAAAATCCAAATTTAAAATAGGAGTGGAACTCTCCACTCTATTTTTTTGATGATGGATAAGTTAAATAAAATCCACAAGTTTTATCTAAACAATGCTTACATTGTTCTAGATATTAATTCAGGTGCAGTTCATGTTGTGGATAAAATTATTTATGATATAGTTGATATATTTGATGAATACTCAGTAGAAGAATTATCTAAGAAGTTCAATTATAGTGAAGATGAAATTAATACAGCAATTTCTGAGATCAATACGTTGATTGATGAAGAAATGCTTTTTACAGATCCAATTGAAGTGGATCTGATTCCTTTTAAGAATCAAAATGTGGTTAAAGCCCTTTGCTTACACTTAGCTCATGATTGTAACTTAAAGTGTGAATATTGCTTTGCTGCTCAAGGAAATTTTAAAGGTGAGAGTTGCTTGATGCCACTAGAAGTTGGTAAGCAAGCTTTATTGTTTCTATGCCAAAACTCAGGTAATAGACAAAATCTTGAGGTAGACTTTTTTGGCGGCGAACCTCTCATGAACTACGATGTATTAGTAGAACTTGTCAAGTACGGCAGAGAGCTTGAAAAAGAATATAATAAAAAATTCAGATTCACATGCACTACTAACGGGGTTCTTCTCACGGATGATAAGATTGAATTTTTAAATCGTGAGATGAGTAACATTGTCTTAAGCCTTGATGGTAGAAAGTCTGTAAATGATAAAATGAGAAAGACTT contains:
- a CDS encoding penicillin-binding transpeptidase domain-containing protein; translated protein: MDKRIRFFILVFIIVSIFSIFVLTLLGTAGQKYLVGSKYDSRAHRSMVSVKRGNIYDRNDKLINYSVYDGEKYIRQYNYPSLYSHLIGYVDYKYGASGLESLYNGTLQGSSQVSEWTKLLNKINNFKSGEHLKLTVDHDLQKKSMQLMGNYKGAVIITDPRNGDVLTYYSNGKFDERKLEQAISSEESVMLDRVSDGKYSPGSVYKIISAVNILNNTDNLDYDDKGSIDIGEGSVSNYGKMVYGKTDLHKALVNSLNTYFAEKGSPYTDSLIELTENINNTIQKATGGKYAFSIRKGDNEFKNAILQIGQGEVTASPMAINLTTQVIYNGGYFYSPRYVDYIITNDFKFSRKQKAKKYNLPIEKWQADYIKDAMFDVVKIGTASGYGIGENCGGKTGTAQLPGKKYNYWFTGFVSGEKPMIITIVVENIDEMGYNIPVSIFKSLLEQNK
- a CDS encoding CBS domain-containing protein codes for the protein MYVKNHILEKSQLTLINAEDSIKTAMEKLDEQNFMSLPVVEGDKFVGYLMRADIFEAYYNKDLSKDEFLNLKTREFMKTDINSLDPDDGIDKASYAIEKLNIPFLPVINVDGKFLGILTHAAIFKAFSDLFNLGKGKQMIVYIFNIPGQLSRLLNVFRREDVNVASMVVMDAKVMGILKVLVRVEADNIQDISEKVEKEGFKIGAL
- the ruvC gene encoding crossover junction endodeoxyribonuclease RuvC, producing MRILGLDPGLAILGFGIIDEEGNKLKLVDYGIINSEPDITFPERLKLLYDDLDFLINRYKPDIVAVEELFYNRNATTAIKVAQARGIQVLCCQQHDLPLYEFTPLQVKQTITGYGRADKKQVQLMVKNLLNMDHMPQPDDAADAIAIAICLSFAGRFKDQYRME
- the ruvA gene encoding Holliday junction branch migration protein RuvA; the protein is MYEYFEGKIVKVDSENIVIDINGIGYKLEAPASLRDHVSVGSERMIFAEQIVSENRIAIFGFYNEDQKWIFNLLRSVSKVGPKTALGIVGALNTDEIVNAINIGDDKLLATCPGIGAKTAARIIIELKDKVKSFIVSSDELSDNPDFDLIDALEGLGYSRYEITKHIAKLDLKGLELDEMIKVFLKTIN
- the ruvB gene encoding Holliday junction branch migration DNA helicase RuvB is translated as MSDRIVSSNLQSNEDVFDNSLRPRWLEDYIGQHKVKSKLNIFIDSAKIRKDTLDHVLLYGPPGLGKTTLATIIANEMGVNLKVTSGPAIERPGDLASLMTNLNTGDVLFIDEIHRLSRSVEEILYPAMEDFCLDMIVGKGPTARSLRLDIEPFTLIGATTRAGLLSSPFRDRFGVQLNLDLYDVESLKDIVIRSAKILNVKIEDDGAYEIARRSRGTPRIANRLLKRVRDYAIVKDDGVISKSNADKALKMLEIDGLGLDKTDRKILQTLLVTFAGRPVGLDTLSAATAEDRSTIEDVYEPYLLQIGFLLRTPRGRIATRQAAEHLNIDYKGEL
- a CDS encoding SpoIID/LytB domain-containing protein, translated to MRKIIILLLITIFVFTISTKQISAENLIDAGELKIKIGSSENGFSLQTSEGFQLLDGYTVIETVYDNNIKIYYNNGIFIESGSSNYGPYMDIKVKANDNKVIYNNHEYNGLFTLAENGRSLVNIIDMETYIYSVVANEVGDSFEVEAIKAQALAARSYALYNSKKFIDKGYNLTSDAISQVYRGNKGVSQKIKDAVDETRGEVIVYNDEIIDATYGSTSGGATAAAEDTWGKAFPYLIAKSDPYSLNSPRVNWTYKTNTGLIDQNLSKGTNMSNFTSIVFNKNELGRIVSVGVEYAGGKVSLRAERFRSLMGVSNLKSTKFEINSPSLMDGTNQNESLYKSCLLQGYGRASDSFTLYNNGGNDEVEFVGMGVGHGVGMSQYGANEMAKQNFNYRDIVRFYYEGAEVKKIYD
- the queA gene encoding tRNA preQ1(34) S-adenosylmethionine ribosyltransferase-isomerase QueA; the encoded protein is MDINDYDFYLPEELIAQHPLERRDDSKLLCYYKDQDKIIDKKFSDIADLLDEGDILVLNNSRVIPARIYGSRENKDESVEFLLLHEKEKDIWECLVKPGKKAKVGSKFYFGDKLMLEVLSFDEEGIRTVKMHYKGVLLEILEEIGTMPLPPYIHEKLKDQERYQTVYSKIPGSAAAPTAGLHFTNELLEKIKYKGIELEYITLNVGLGTFKPVTEQDASKHKMHSEDYFISEEVAEKINNAKANGKKIVAVGTTTVRTLESAVENGKLIPGHHSTDIYIYPGYEFKMIDSLITNFHLPKSTLIMLVSALIGREKTLDIYKYAVENRYRFFSFGDAMFIR
- the tgt gene encoding tRNA guanosine(34) transglycosylase Tgt, which translates into the protein MTFEFELLKTDTKSKARRGILHTPHGDIPTPIFMPVGTRATVKTLSSEDLVKLNAKIILSNTYHLLLRPGDELIAEAGGLHKFMNWNGPILTDSGGFQVFSLTDNRKITEEGVSFRSHLDGSEIFLSPEKSIKIQENLGSDIMMAFDECIPYPADRDYVEHSVDRTLRWLERCIDAKSNNENQALFGIIQGSMYEDLRIKSAIETTKHDLKGFAIGGLSVGEPMDLMNQMMDVTTDYMPEDKPRYLMGVGTPDYLFEAVERGIDMADCVLPTRNARNGAAFTINGRINMKNAKYKNDFGPLDPTCTCETCQNYSRAYIRHLMVSGEILGARLLSYHNIHFLINLMENIRKSIEEDRFLEYKEEFYKSYGYLK
- the yajC gene encoding preprotein translocase subunit YajC, encoding MFNLEYLLKNSLLEAAAPAANPLMSLLPMVLVLVFFYFFIIKPQKKREKEISNMRSELKAGDHIITIGGILGKIVKVKEDIILIEVADGTVVEILKSAVGTVADKKDAKNADIEGQI
- the scfA gene encoding six-cysteine ranthipeptide SCIFF, with product MKFVKTLSKKNLKHTYCKGGCGECQTSCQSACKTSCTVGNQKCENPNLK